The Clostridia bacterium genome contains the following window.
GCCGCCACAGGAGGCCGAGGAGTCCCGCCACCATGGCGCTCCCGGAGATCCCGCCGATGCCGATGGCCAGCCAGTGGTACAGCTCCTCGGGGAAGCCCAGCTGGCGATACACGCGGAGCGGGACGAGAATGCCGCCGACGTGGCCGGCGATCACCATGAGCGTCCCGTAGTGGAACAGGGGGCTGGCCCAGCGCAGCGTCCGCTTCTCCAGGATCTCGCTGGAGTGCGAGCCCCACCCGTACTTGTCGGTGGCGTAGCGGAACACGTGGCCGACGACGAAGATCGTGAGCGCCACGTACGGGTAGATGACCCACCAGAAGAGCGGCCAGCCGGTCGTCATCGCACCGTCCCCCTCCCTGGACGGGCGAGCGCGGACATGGCGTCGTGCGCGACCCTCAGGACCGGCGCATAGGGGGACGCCGCCCTCTCCGTGCGCTCCGCCAGCTCCTTCACCGCAGCCAGCAACGGCGGCAGGTACCGCTCCAGGTGCCGGCACCCTTCATGCGCGACGAACTCCAGCAGCGCCGGCAGGTAGTCGGGAAGCTCCGCCTCCGACAGTTCGTAGCCGGCGCTCGCGTACGCCTCGCCGAGCTGGACCAGCGCATACCCGCGTTGCGGCGTGCGCCCGCGGTCCTTCTCCTCGCCGAAGACGACGGCCGTCAGGTTCAGCGGCGTGTCCGGGTTGAGGTCGAACGTCCGGACGTACAGCTCTTGCCAGTCCTCCAGGGACCGCGAGTCGACGTCCGCGACGAATCCCAGGAGTTGCAGCACTTGCGGAGAGACCGGCATCTCGCGCTCCAGGACCTCGCGCACCAGGGCGGCCTGCTCCCGCCACGTCTCGTCCGGGTAACGAAGGAGCCGCGACGCCATCCCGCAGAGCAACCGGTGCGCGTCGGCCGTCGCCGTCTCTGGCTTTGCCGTGCCGATCCTCATCATGCCCGCCGCCTTTCCACGGTGATGGTGTGGCCGCCGCACGGGCCGGGCCCGCCCGCAAAGTCCAGCCCGCACGCGCCCTGCAGCCCGAAGACCTGCTCGGCCAGCTCCCGGTGCGTCGGCGGGATCACGAAGCGGTCCTCGTACTTGGCGATGGCCAGCAGGCGGTACATGTCGCGCGCCTCCTCGGGCGTCAGGCCGACCCTCTGCAGCACGTCTTCCCGCGGTTCGCCCTGGAACTCGACGGAGCGCATGTAGACCCGCATCGCCCATAGCTTGCACAGGACCGTGCGGATGATGCCCTCATCCCCCGCCGCCAGGAGGTTCGCGAGGTACTGGACCGGGATGCGCATGGCTTCCACGGCCGGGAAGAAGATGTCGGGATCGTCGCCGGCGGGTGAGTTCTCGCCGAAGCGGCTCGACAGCGGGGACAGCGGCGGCACGTACCAGACCATCGGCAGCGTGCGGTACTCCGGGTGGAGCGGCAACGCGACGCGCCATTGGACGGCGAGCTTGTAGATCGGCGAGCGGCGCGCCGCCTCGATCACGTTGTCCGGGATGCCGTCGCGCCGCGCCGCGCGAACGACCTCCGGATCGTGGGGATCGAGGAAGATGCCGAGTTGCGCGTCCAGGAGGCGCTTGGGGTCCGGGGTGGAGGCGGCCTCCTTCACCCGGTCGGCGTCGTAGAGGATGACCCCGATGTACCGGATGCGGCCGACGCACGTCTCCGCGCAGACTGTCGGCAGCCCGGCCTCGATGCGCGGGTAGCAGAACGTGCACTTCTCGGCCTTTTGCGTGTGCCAGTTGAAGTACACCTTCTTGTACGGGCAGCTGCTCACGCAGAACCGCCACGCCCGGCAGGCCGTCTGGTCGACGAGGACGATGCCGTCCTCGTCCCGCTTGTACATGGCGCCGGACGGGCAGGCCGCCACGCACGCCGGGTTGAGGCAGTGCTCGCACAGGCGAGGCAGGTACATCATGAACGCCTGCTCGTACTCGAACCGGATCTCTTCCTCCATGGCGCGCGCGTTCGGGTCGCGCGGGCCGGTCACGTGGCCGCCGGCCAGGTCGTCCTCCCAGTTCGGCCCCCACTCCGGATCGCGCGGCTCGCCGGTGATCGAGGAACGCGCGCGCGCCACCGGCTGCACGGGCCCTTCCGGCGCCTGGCTGAGCGTCTCGTAGTCATAGCTCCAGGGCTCGTAGTAGTCGTCGATCTCCGGGAGGTCCGGGTTGAAGAAGATCCGCGCCAGGCGGGAGAGCCGCGAACCGCCCTTCAGCTCCAGCTTCCCGTTCTTCAGCTCCCAGCCGCCGCGCCACTTCTCCTGGTTCTCCCACTCCCTGGGATACCCCACGCCGGGCTTCGTCTCCACGTTGTTGAACCACATGTACTCGGCCCCGGGGCGGTTGGTCCACGTGTTCTTGCAGGTGACGCTGCACGTGTGGCAGCCGATGCACTTGTCGAGGTTAAGCACCATGGACACGTTGACCTTGACCTTCACCCCAGACACCCCCCTCGGCGGCCGCCGCCTTGCGCACGAGGACGATCTCGTCGCGCTGGCTGCCGTTCGGCCCGTAGTAGTTGAAGGCGTAGCTGAACTGGGCGTAGCCCCCGATCATGTGCGTCGGCTTGACGTGGATCTTCGTGACGCTGTTGTGCCCGCCGGCCCGCTGCCCCGTGATCGGGCTGACGGGCACGTGCACCGTGCGGTCCTGGACGTGGTAATAGAGGCACATCCCGCGAGGCAGCCGGTGGCTGGGCACGGCCCGCGCCATCACCACGCCGTTGCGGCTGACGACCTCCACCCAGTCGTTGTCCTCCACGCCGATGGCGGCCGCGTCGTCCTTGTTGAGCCAGATCGCCGGACCGCCGCGGAAGAGCGTGAGCATCCGCTCGTTGTCGCCGTAGGTGCTGTGGATCGACCACTTGCCGTGCGGCGTGATGTAGCGCAGCGCGATCTCCGGCCGCTCGCCGGCGCGGGCGCGCTCGGCCGCGTTCAGGAACGCCCGGAGGTCCAGCGGCGGGCGGTAGAGCGGCAGCGCCTCGCCGAAGTCCAGGATCCACTCGTGGTCGAGGTAGAAGTGCTGCCGGCCGGACAGCGTGCGCCAGGGCACGAGCCGGTCGACGTTGACCGCGAACGCGGTGTAGCGCCGCTCCTCCTCCTCGATGCCGCTCCACGCGGGCGCGGTGATCGTCTTGCGCGGCTGCGCCGTGAGGTCGTGCATCGTGAAGCGCTCGTGCGCGCGCCCCTCGGCCAGGTCGGCCAGCCGCCGCCCCGTGCGAGCCTCCAGCGCGGTCCAGCCCTTGACGGCCACCGCGCCGTTCGTCGCGCCGGACAGCGTGAGGATCGCGTCGCACACCTGGCGCGCCGTCTCCAGCCGCGGGCAGCCGGCCGCGGGACCGCAGGCGTGGGTGCCCAGCGTGCGCTTGAGGTGCCCGTACTCCTCCTCCGCGGACCAGCGGATGCCCTTGACCGCCAGCCCGTTCTCCCGCACCTCCGGCCCGAGCGCGACCATCTTGTCGTAAATGGCGCCGTAGTCCCGCTCCACCACGACGAGCCTCGGCATGGTCTTGCCGGGAACCGGCTCGGCCTCGCCGCGCTTCCAGTCCTGGACGCGCCCGAGCGGCTGCGCGAGCTCATCCGGCGAATCGTGGGCCAGGGGCAGCGCCACCAGGTCGCGGCGGACGCCGAGGTGCTTCGCACCCAGCTCGCTCACCTTCCGGGCGATGCCCTTGAAGATGTCCCAGTCCGTGCGGGCCTCCCACGGCGGCGCGATGGCCGGGTTGAACGGGTGCACGAAGGGGTGCATGTCGGTGCTGCTGAGGTCGTCCTTCTCGTACCAGGTCGCGGCCGGAAGCACGATGTCGGAGTAGAGCGCGGTGCCCGACATGCGGAAGTCGAGCGTCACCAGAAGGTCGAGCTTCCCCTCCGGGGCCGGCTCCCGCCACACGATCTCCCGCGGCCGCTCCGCCACGTCCTCGTCCGCGAGAACCCCGTGCCCCGTGCCGAGCAGGTGACGGAGGAAGTACTCCTGGCCCTTGCCGCTCGCGGTGAGCAGGTTGCCGCGCCAGACGAAGAGCACGCGCGGGAAGTTTTCGGGCGCGTCCGGATCCTCGACGGCGAAGCGGAGCGAGCCGTCCTTCAGCCGCCGCACGACGTCGCGCACGGCCGTGTCCCCGTCCGCCCCGGCCAGGTCGAGGGGGTTCGCGTCGAACTGCGGGTAGCTCGGCAGCCAGCCGAGCCGTGCCGCGATCACGTTGTAGTCGGCGAAGGGCAGGTCGCCCCAGCGGCCGCCGAGCGGCGAGGCCAGCGCCTTCGCCGTCGCCTCCTCGTAGCGGAACTGGTCGGTGGCGAAGTACCAGAACGACGTCCCGTTCTGCTGGCGCGCCGGCATCCCCCAGTCGCGGGCGAACGCGATGGTCGACCAGCCCTCGAGCGGCCTCACCTTCTCCTGCCCCACGTAGTGGGCCCAGCCCCCGCCGTTGCGGCCCTGGCAGCCGCAGAGCAGCACCAGGTTCAGGATCGCGCGGTACGTCTCGTCACTGTGGAACCAGTGGTTGATGCCGGCGCCCATGATGACCATCGACCGGCCGCGCGTGGCGGCCGCGTTGCGGGCGAAGCCGCGGGCGACGGAGATCGCCTGGCGGCGGTCGACGCCCGTGATGGCCTCCTGCCAGGCCGGCGTGTACGGCTTGGGGTCGTCATAGTCCCGCGGGTATTCGCCGGGCAGCCCCCGCCCCACGCCTGCGTTCGCCATCATCAGGTCGAGGACGGTCGTCACGAGCCGCTCGCCCGCGGCCGTCCGCACGCGCATCGCCGGCACGCCCCGGCGCGTGAGCGTCGCACCGTCGTCGGCGAACACGGGGAAGGCGACGGTGGCCACCTCGTCATGCGCGCCCAAAAGCGTCAACGCCGGGTCGAACGGCTCCCCGGTGATCCCGTCCTTCATCTCGAGGTTCCAGCGCCCGCTCCCGTCCCAGCGGAACCCGAGGGTGCCGCCCGGCACGACGAGGCGCCCCGTGGCGGCGTCGCGCAGGACGAGCTTCCACTCCGCGTTCGGCGTCTCGACGCCGAGGTCGCTGGCGCGCAGGAAGCGGTCGGCCGCGTAGCCGCCGTCCTCGAGCGGCCGCAGCACCACGAGGAACGGCAGGTCGGTGTACTGCTTGGCGTACTCCTGGAAGTAAGGCTCCTGGCGGTCGGCGTAAAATTCCTTGAGAATGACGTGCGTCATCGCCATGCCCAGCGCGGCGTCCGTGCCGGGCGCCGCGGGCAGCCACTCGTCCGCGAACTTCGTGCTCTCCGCATAATCCGGGCTGACGTTGACGATGCGCGCCCCGCGGTAGCGCACCTCGGCGAGGAAGTGCGCGTCCGGCGTGCGCGTCATGGGGATGTTCGACCCCCACACGATCACGTAGCCGCTGTTGTACCAGTCGGCGCTTTCCGGGACGTCCGTCTGCTCGCCCCACACCTGCGGGGACGCGATGGGCAGGTCGCAGTACCAGTCGTAGAAGCTGATGACCACGCCGCCGAGCAGCGACAGGAACCGGGCGCCGCTGGCGTAGCTCGCCATCGACATGGCCGGGATCGGGCTGAAGCCGGCCACGCGGTCGGGGCCGTACGTCTTGACCGTGTGCACGGTGGCCGCCGCGATGAGCGCCTCCACCTCGTCCCAGCTCGCGCGCACGAAACCGCCGTGGCCGCGGGCGCGCTTGTACGCGGCGACCGCCTCGCGGTCCTGCACCAGGCGCTCCCACGCCCGCACCGGATCGCCCTGCTCAGCCAGCGCGCGGCGCCAGCGTTCGAGGAGCGCGCGGCGCACGTAGGGGTGCTTGACGCGCAGCGGGCTGTACGTGTACCAGGAGAAGCTCGCGCCCCGCGGGCACCCGCGCGGCTCGTACTCCGGCGCGTCCGGCCCGTTGGAGGGGTAGTCCGTCTGCTGGGTCTCCCACGTGATGATGCCGCCCTTCACGTGGACCTTCCAGCTGCAGGAGCCGGTGCAGTTCACGCCGTGCGTCGTGCGGACCACCTTGTCGTGCTGCCAGCGGCCGCGGTAGGCGTCCTCCCACTCCCGGTCGCGCGGGTTCAGCTCCTGCCACCCGCCGCCGTAGCGTTCCCCGCGCCGGAAGTACTGGAGAGACTTCATCAGCCGTTTCGTCGCTTCCGATTCCGCCACCGATCACATCCCCTCTCATGCCTCCGGCCATGGCGCGCGCCCGCGGCTACTCCGAGGCGGGCGCCGGGCCCGCGCCGATCCGCCGCGCCCACGCGCGCAGCATGCCGGCGAACGTCAGGCCCCACGCCGCGAAGGCGACCCACGCGAACGCCCGCGCGAAGCGGGCGAGGAACGCCAGCCCCGTGAATCCGGCCACTTCAAGCGTGGCCACGGAGAACATCCCCAGCGGGAAGACGACGCTCCACAGCGCGGGCTCATACGTCAGCGGCAAACCGCGCACGCCGTACTTCCAGACGCCCATGACGACGAGCAGGGGAATCCAGCCGCCGGCCCAGGACCAGAGGGCCAGCGTGGCGACATAGACGGCCGGAACCGCCGGGTGGAGAAAGGGCACGCCTCCGTGGGAGAGCAGGTTCGCCCCGCCCACCGTGCTGATGGCCGCCGCGCCCATGCTGATCCAGTACGGGGGCGAGAGATCCGCGGGCTGCACCTTCGAAAACCCGAGGCGGCCGATGATGAAGATGATCAAGACGGCATACCCCGCCACGCCGACGCTCCACAGGGCGAACGACAGGAGCATCAGTTCCGGCGCCCATGACGGCGCGACGTCCGAAAGCCGCGCCGCGAGGATCGACAGCGACTCCGTCCCCACCACCGAGATGAGCCAGCCACCGTTCACGATGCGCTCCGGCGGCTGATCGTTGGCGAGGAACAGAAGGCCGAACGCCCAGTAGACCAGGACGGCGCACGCGCCGCCCGCCGCAAGCCCCAGCGCCCAGGCGGCCGCGGGCGCGCCGGCCATCAGCAGGCGCACGCCCAGCACGTCGCTCGCGGCCACGAAGGTGAAAAATGTGAACACCGTCCGCGGGTCCTTGAGGTCCGCCGCCAGCCGCCGCCGGAACCGGAGGGCTCGCGCGGCGGTGGCGAGCAGCAGCGCGCCGTACGCGACTTCGCCCGTCCACAGAAGGGCGTCCGACAGCGCCCGATTCCCCAGCCGGAACATGGCGACGGACAAGATCCCGGTGGCCATGACCAGAGCGAAATACCCGGGATACAGGCCCTCGATCGCCTGGAAAATGGACGCCTGAAGGCGCGCGCCGATGGCAGCTTCACGCCGGGCCCGCGAACCCAACGGCACGGACACCCCCCCAGCGTCATGGTGCGCGTCGCCCGGATGGTACCATCCGCGCCGCGGGCGGCGGATCGCCCGTTCGCCTGAACTTGGAAGGGTCGAAGGGACAAATTCGGCCGACCGAACGGCCCCGGCCGTGCGGACCTCAGGGATCACCGGTCGGGCAGGCCTTGAGAAGGGAATTGCACCCAGGTTCTTAGCTTATCGGGGTCCGTCACGCGCACGCGCCCCCGTTCGACGACGACGGCGCCCTGCCGCGCGAAGTCGTGCAGCGCGCGCGTCACCGTCTCGCGGGCCGCGCCGATCAGCCGGCCGAGGTCGGCCGCGCGGGCCGGAAGCAGGCCGGTGCCGGCGCGCGACTGGTCTTCGCGCAGCTGAAGGAGGATCGACGCCAGCCGCTCGTGCACGTTGCGGATGGCCAGGTCCGTGGCGCGCGCGTGCGCACGCCGCAGCCGGCCGCAGAGCATGCGCAGGAACGCCAGGGCCACGTTCGGACGCGTCTCCATCAGGTGCGCGACGACGCGATAGTCCAGCTGGGCGACGGCGGACGCCTCCAGCGTCTCCGCTGACGCCGGGTACGGGCCGCCGTCAAAGAAGCACACGGCCGCCAGGACTTCCCAGGGACCGAGGTGCTCCAGCGTGAACTCGCGGCCGTCGGAGAGCGACTGGAACACCCGCACCGCGCCGCGGATCACGAAATAGAGCTGTTCCGCCTCGTCGCCCTCAAAAAAGAGGATGGCGCCCTTCGGATACCGGTGCACCCGGCTGTGCGCGGCGAGATACGCCCGGGCTTCCTCGTCGAGCCCGGCAAAGATGGAGACCTTGCGCAGATCCTCGGCGTTCAGCTGCATGACATCGCCCCGGTTCTCTTGCGCTCACGTTCATCTTACTTTTTGACGGCGGCGAGCACGACCCCGCGCGGGCCAGGGTGAATCCGTTCGCCGGCCGCCCATGAATTGCCAAGGCGCGTTTGCCATTCGTTCTCCCTCCGTTGACACCCCGTTGACGAATGCGGGCCATGCTCAGGTCGGAAGGAGGTGAGCCATGGTGAAGCTTTCGCTGGGAAAGGTCGCCGCCGGACTGGCCCTCGCCGGCCTGGTCACGGCCGGCAGCGCCTGGGGCGGCGCGTTCGTCGCGCATGCCGCGCCGTCCGCCAACGCGACGCAGACGCAGCCGACGTCCCTCCGCGCATACCTCATGGACCACTTCCTCGCAAACCTCGCCGCAAAGCTCGGCATTGACCGCAGCACGCTTGTGAAGGACGTCAACGACAGCCTCGCCCAGGCGGTGCAGGACGCCCAGAAGGACGGCAAGATGACCGCCGAGCAGGCGGACCGCCTCACGAAGCGCATCCAGGATGCGCAGTCGAAGGGGCGGCTGGGGTTCTTCGGCTTTGAGCGCCCGCGTGCGTGGGGCGGCAAGTGGGGTCGCTTCGGCGGGCCCGTTCTGAAGGACGCGGCCAACGTCATCGGCGTCTCCGTCGATGAGCTGGCCTCCGCGTTGAAGAACGGCCAGAGCCTCGCCCAGGTGGCCCAGGCGCACGGCGTGTCGCAGGACGCCCTGGTGAACGGCTTGGTGGACGCGATGAAGAAGAAGCTCGACCAGGCCGTTCAGAACGGCCGGCTGACGGCCGACCAGGAGCAGAAGATCCTCTCCCAGAGCAAGGACCGGCTCACGAAGCTGGTGACGCAGCCCGGCCTCAGGTTCCACCGCGGGCCGCGCACCGAACATCCTTCCTGGGACGGCGCGCCGTCGGAGACGCCGCCCACGAACCCGGCGTCGATCTCCTAGCCTCGCCGCGCTCCCCACGGCAGGCTGGCGCGCAGTCCCGACCGCAGCCCCGGCGATGTCCGGGGCTGCGGCGCTTCAGGAACACGAAAAGGACCTGTCCGGCCACCAGAGGAATAAGCTGAAATATAACCATCAAATGAATCCAGTCCGGAGGTGCGCGATGGCACGGATCTTGGTCGCCATCCTGGCCGTCGTCGTTTGGGCCGCTTCTGCGGCTGCAATGGACGCTGCGAAGACCGCTGCGGCGGCTTCGTTCAGCCCGGTGTCCGGTTGGGCAGGCTTCTTCCTTGCACCGTGGCCCTCGGCCCTCGTTCTGACCTGGCTGGCCGCGACGACGTTCCGACAGGGGCCGCAGTCCAGGGAAGCGATGGCTCGTTCGCGCGCGGCCGATCTCGTCATCGTGATGCTCGGGTTGTGCATCGCAGTGTCGCCGTTCGTCCCCGCGTTGGGTTGGCCCAGCGTCACGAGTTTCTCCTGGGTGGGCGCCGTGATGGCGTCGATCGGCCTGTGGGGTCTTTCTGCACAGCGAGCGCAGACGTGAGCGCTGCACCGTCGCATTCCGCTTGACGGCGCACCTGAACTAGGAGGACAGGCCTCAACCGGGTCGCGGCCGCTTGCTACGATGGATTGGAGACGCTGCACGACGAGCACCGTACCAGCGTCCGACACTACGGTTGAGGAGGCCGCACCCATGTTGAAGGAACAGATCGACGCGGACATGAAGGCGGCGCTGCGCGAAAAGGACGCCGACCGCCTGGCCACGCTGCGCCTGCTGAAGGCGGCCATCGTCAACCGGGAGAAGGAAGCGGCCGGCCGCGAGCTGGACGACGCCGCCGTCCTCGACCTCATCCAGAAGGAGATCAAGCAGGCGCGCGAATCCCTGGAGATGTACCGGAAGTCGCCCGCGCACCAGAAGCAGGCGGAGCAGATGGAGGCGCGCATCGCCACGCTGTCCGCCTACCTGCCCAAGCAGATGAACGAGGACGAGATCCGCGAGTTCGTGAAGGCCTACCTCGAGCGCGTGAAGCCGCAGAGCAAGGGCGAGTTCATGAAGGGCCTCATGGCGGAGATCCAGGGCC
Protein-coding sequences here:
- the narJ gene encoding nitrate reductase molybdenum cofactor assembly chaperone, with protein sequence MMRIGTAKPETATADAHRLLCGMASRLLRYPDETWREQAALVREVLEREMPVSPQVLQLLGFVADVDSRSLEDWQELYVRTFDLNPDTPLNLTAVVFGEEKDRGRTPQRGYALVQLGEAYASAGYELSEAELPDYLPALLEFVAHEGCRHLERYLPPLLAAVKELAERTERAASPYAPVLRVAHDAMSALARPGRGTVR
- the narH gene encoding nitrate reductase subunit beta; the encoded protein is MKVKVNVSMVLNLDKCIGCHTCSVTCKNTWTNRPGAEYMWFNNVETKPGVGYPREWENQEKWRGGWELKNGKLELKGGSRLSRLARIFFNPDLPEIDDYYEPWSYDYETLSQAPEGPVQPVARARSSITGEPRDPEWGPNWEDDLAGGHVTGPRDPNARAMEEEIRFEYEQAFMMYLPRLCEHCLNPACVAACPSGAMYKRDEDGIVLVDQTACRAWRFCVSSCPYKKVYFNWHTQKAEKCTFCYPRIEAGLPTVCAETCVGRIRYIGVILYDADRVKEAASTPDPKRLLDAQLGIFLDPHDPEVVRAARRDGIPDNVIEAARRSPIYKLAVQWRVALPLHPEYRTLPMVWYVPPLSPLSSRFGENSPAGDDPDIFFPAVEAMRIPVQYLANLLAAGDEGIIRTVLCKLWAMRVYMRSVEFQGEPREDVLQRVGLTPEEARDMYRLLAIAKYEDRFVIPPTHRELAEQVFGLQGACGLDFAGGPGPCGGHTITVERRRA
- a CDS encoding nitrate reductase subunit alpha; amino-acid sequence: MKSLQYFRRGERYGGGWQELNPRDREWEDAYRGRWQHDKVVRTTHGVNCTGSCSWKVHVKGGIITWETQQTDYPSNGPDAPEYEPRGCPRGASFSWYTYSPLRVKHPYVRRALLERWRRALAEQGDPVRAWERLVQDREAVAAYKRARGHGGFVRASWDEVEALIAAATVHTVKTYGPDRVAGFSPIPAMSMASYASGARFLSLLGGVVISFYDWYCDLPIASPQVWGEQTDVPESADWYNSGYVIVWGSNIPMTRTPDAHFLAEVRYRGARIVNVSPDYAESTKFADEWLPAAPGTDAALGMAMTHVILKEFYADRQEPYFQEYAKQYTDLPFLVVLRPLEDGGYAADRFLRASDLGVETPNAEWKLVLRDAATGRLVVPGGTLGFRWDGSGRWNLEMKDGITGEPFDPALTLLGAHDEVATVAFPVFADDGATLTRRGVPAMRVRTAAGERLVTTVLDLMMANAGVGRGLPGEYPRDYDDPKPYTPAWQEAITGVDRRQAISVARGFARNAAATRGRSMVIMGAGINHWFHSDETYRAILNLVLLCGCQGRNGGGWAHYVGQEKVRPLEGWSTIAFARDWGMPARQQNGTSFWYFATDQFRYEEATAKALASPLGGRWGDLPFADYNVIAARLGWLPSYPQFDANPLDLAGADGDTAVRDVVRRLKDGSLRFAVEDPDAPENFPRVLFVWRGNLLTASGKGQEYFLRHLLGTGHGVLADEDVAERPREIVWREPAPEGKLDLLVTLDFRMSGTALYSDIVLPAATWYEKDDLSSTDMHPFVHPFNPAIAPPWEARTDWDIFKGIARKVSELGAKHLGVRRDLVALPLAHDSPDELAQPLGRVQDWKRGEAEPVPGKTMPRLVVVERDYGAIYDKMVALGPEVRENGLAVKGIRWSAEEEYGHLKRTLGTHACGPAAGCPRLETARQVCDAILTLSGATNGAVAVKGWTALEARTGRRLADLAEGRAHERFTMHDLTAQPRKTITAPAWSGIEEEERRYTAFAVNVDRLVPWRTLSGRQHFYLDHEWILDFGEALPLYRPPLDLRAFLNAAERARAGERPEIALRYITPHGKWSIHSTYGDNERMLTLFRGGPAIWLNKDDAAAIGVEDNDWVEVVSRNGVVMARAVPSHRLPRGMCLYYHVQDRTVHVPVSPITGQRAGGHNSVTKIHVKPTHMIGGYAQFSYAFNYYGPNGSQRDEIVLVRKAAAAEGGVWGEGQGQRVHGA
- a CDS encoding tellurite resistance/C4-dicarboxylate transporter family protein; the encoded protein is MPLGSRARREAAIGARLQASIFQAIEGLYPGYFALVMATGILSVAMFRLGNRALSDALLWTGEVAYGALLLATAARALRFRRRLAADLKDPRTVFTFFTFVAASDVLGVRLLMAGAPAAAWALGLAAGGACAVLVYWAFGLLFLANDQPPERIVNGGWLISVVGTESLSILAARLSDVAPSWAPELMLLSFALWSVGVAGYAVLIIFIIGRLGFSKVQPADLSPPYWISMGAAAISTVGGANLLSHGGVPFLHPAVPAVYVATLALWSWAGGWIPLLVVMGVWKYGVRGLPLTYEPALWSVVFPLGMFSVATLEVAGFTGLAFLARFARAFAWVAFAAWGLTFAGMLRAWARRIGAGPAPASE
- a CDS encoding Crp/Fnr family transcriptional regulator, translating into MQLNAEDLRKVSIFAGLDEEARAYLAAHSRVHRYPKGAILFFEGDEAEQLYFVIRGAVRVFQSLSDGREFTLEHLGPWEVLAAVCFFDGGPYPASAETLEASAVAQLDYRVVAHLMETRPNVALAFLRMLCGRLRRAHARATDLAIRNVHERLASILLQLREDQSRAGTGLLPARAADLGRLIGAARETVTRALHDFARQGAVVVERGRVRVTDPDKLRTWVQFPSQGLPDR
- a CDS encoding GatB/YqeY domain-containing protein codes for the protein MLKEQIDADMKAALREKDADRLATLRLLKAAIVNREKEAAGRELDDAAVLDLIQKEIKQARESLEMYRKSPAHQKQAEQMEARIATLSAYLPKQMNEDEIREFVKAYLERVKPQSKGEFMKGLMAEIQGRADKREVSRIAAEVWG